From a single Nostoc edaphicum CCNP1411 genomic region:
- a CDS encoding serine/threonine-protein kinase yields the protein MQPPITVGTVLQNRYRIIQILGQGGCGRTYLAEDQRRFNELCAIKELISTATEALALEKAQELFHREAAILYQIEHPQVPKFRERFEQDQRLFLVEDYVAGQTYRTLLAERQAVGQTFTEAEVLRLIQSLLPVLEHIHSRGIIHRDISPENIILRDSDAKPVLIDFGVVKELATRLRSPESAMPETTVGKLGYSPSEQMQTGGAYPSSDLYALAVSAVVLLTGKEPRDLFDENQLTWNWQRWVKVSPRFAVVLNRMLNHIPSDRYQSAASVSQALQPLEQVSLPSLNVSNLQTMAVGRRPDPVASPASPKKKSDPVIPPSPPSSLLDNPLAIAAIAITVIIVAGFGSWALVSSIRSQSKTATDETLPQNFPSPVISGGTTFTATPTPTNDQPVVSTKPLNLGSSNNTATVEDTLQANQIIRYTFSGQEGDKLTTFLEPGSSILLTVLSPNEQPIDLNSRQVAAYEGTLLLTGRYTIELTLVPGVAESNYNLNVSLEKPVKPIPTETPLPIPTETPLPIPTETPLPIPTETPLPIPTETPLPIPTETPLPIPTETLFPIPPTGETPTFPPVDETQPFSGQRN from the coding sequence ATGCAACCACCCATTACAGTTGGCACTGTCTTGCAAAACCGTTACCGCATAATTCAAATCCTCGGACAAGGAGGATGTGGTAGAACCTATCTGGCAGAAGACCAGAGGCGCTTTAACGAACTTTGCGCGATCAAGGAATTGATTTCAACAGCAACGGAGGCTTTGGCTTTGGAAAAGGCACAAGAGCTTTTTCACCGAGAAGCTGCCATTTTATATCAAATCGAACACCCACAAGTCCCTAAATTCCGGGAAAGATTTGAGCAAGACCAACGCTTATTTTTGGTAGAGGACTACGTTGCAGGTCAGACGTACCGAACTCTACTGGCTGAACGTCAAGCTGTCGGTCAAACTTTCACAGAGGCTGAAGTATTGCGGCTGATACAGTCGTTGCTGCCTGTTTTAGAGCATATTCACAGTCGAGGAATTATTCACCGAGATATCTCGCCAGAAAATATTATTTTGCGAGATAGTGACGCTAAACCTGTGTTAATTGACTTTGGGGTGGTAAAGGAACTGGCAACGCGTTTGCGATCGCCAGAGAGTGCAATGCCAGAAACCACTGTGGGAAAATTAGGCTACTCTCCTAGTGAACAAATGCAAACAGGGGGAGCTTACCCTAGCAGCGACTTGTATGCATTAGCGGTGAGTGCGGTAGTTTTGCTGACTGGCAAAGAACCAAGGGATCTATTTGATGAAAACCAACTAACTTGGAATTGGCAGCGGTGGGTAAAAGTCAGTCCGCGATTTGCTGTAGTGTTGAATCGAATGTTGAATCATATACCGAGCGATCGCTATCAAAGTGCTGCTAGTGTATCTCAAGCACTACAACCTTTAGAGCAAGTCAGTCTTCCTTCCCTGAATGTGTCTAACTTGCAGACAATGGCTGTTGGTCGCCGTCCTGACCCGGTAGCATCACCAGCTTCGCCGAAGAAGAAATCCGATCCTGTGATTCCACCAAGTCCCCCTAGTTCACTCTTGGATAATCCGTTAGCGATCGCGGCAATTGCCATTACTGTAATAATCGTCGCGGGATTTGGTTCTTGGGCATTAGTCAGTTCCATTCGCAGTCAGTCGAAAACAGCAACAGATGAAACGCTTCCACAAAATTTCCCTTCACCAGTAATTTCTGGTGGTACTACATTCACAGCCACACCTACACCTACTAACGATCAACCTGTTGTATCTACTAAGCCCCTCAATCTGGGATCATCGAATAACACAGCCACGGTTGAAGATACTCTCCAAGCAAATCAGATAATCCGGTATACTTTTTCTGGGCAGGAAGGTGACAAATTAACTACGTTTCTTGAGCCAGGAAGCAGCATTTTGCTAACAGTCTTAAGTCCCAATGAACAACCAATTGATCTTAATTCCCGGCAGGTAGCAGCATACGAAGGCACATTGCTGCTAACTGGTAGATATACTATTGAGTTAACTTTGGTTCCAGGAGTTGCCGAAAGCAATTACAATCTCAATGTTTCATTAGAAAAACCAGTCAAACCAATTCCCACAGAAACACCCCTGCCAATTCCGACAGAAACACCGCTACCAATTCCGACAGAGACACCCCTGCCAATTCCAACAGAAACACCTCTACCAATTCCCACAGAAACACCCCTACCAATTCCGACAGAGACACCTCTACCAATTCCCACAGAAACACTCTTCCCAATTCCTCCGACTGGTGAAACGCCAACTTTTCCGCCGGTTGATGAAACACAACCATTTTCTGGCCAAAGAAATTAA
- a CDS encoding ribose-phosphate pyrophosphokinase gives MNAHRGSAVLSSATFKMQPSATGLTENHRLRLFSGSANIQLSQEVARYVGMDLGPMIRKRFADGELYVQIQESIRGCDVYLIQPCCQPVNDHLMELLIMVDACRRASARQVTAVIPYYGYARADRKTAGRESITAKLVANLITEAGANRVLAMDLHSAQIQGYFDIPFDHVYGSPVLLDYLASKQLPDLVVVSPDVGGVARARAFAKKLNDAPLAIIDKRRQAHNVAEVLNVIGDVKGKTAVLVDDMIDTGGTIAEGARLLREEGARQVYACATHAVFSPPAVERLSSGLLEEVIVTNTIPIPENNRFPQLVVLSVANLLGETIWRIHEDTSVSSMFR, from the coding sequence ATGAATGCACATAGAGGATCTGCTGTTCTCAGTTCTGCAACTTTCAAAATGCAACCATCTGCAACAGGGCTGACCGAGAATCATCGCCTGAGACTTTTTTCTGGCTCCGCCAATATACAACTGTCTCAAGAAGTCGCTCGTTATGTGGGCATGGATTTGGGGCCAATGATTCGCAAAAGATTTGCGGATGGAGAACTTTACGTTCAAATCCAAGAATCGATTCGGGGTTGTGATGTCTATTTAATCCAACCATGTTGTCAACCTGTAAACGATCATTTGATGGAATTATTGATTATGGTTGACGCCTGTCGTCGGGCTTCTGCGCGACAGGTGACGGCAGTAATTCCTTACTATGGCTATGCTCGTGCCGATCGCAAAACAGCAGGACGAGAGTCAATAACTGCCAAGCTGGTTGCTAACTTGATCACCGAAGCAGGAGCCAACCGCGTTCTAGCAATGGATTTACACTCGGCTCAGATTCAAGGCTATTTCGATATACCCTTTGATCATGTTTACGGTTCGCCAGTATTGCTAGATTATCTAGCCAGCAAACAACTGCCCGACCTTGTAGTTGTTTCCCCTGATGTTGGTGGTGTAGCACGAGCCAGAGCATTTGCAAAAAAACTGAATGATGCCCCACTGGCAATTATTGACAAACGTCGTCAGGCACATAATGTCGCAGAAGTGTTAAATGTTATCGGCGATGTTAAAGGCAAAACGGCAGTGTTGGTGGATGACATGATCGACACTGGCGGAACGATCGCAGAAGGAGCGCGATTACTCCGTGAAGAAGGAGCGCGTCAAGTATACGCCTGTGCAACTCATGCAGTCTTCTCTCCACCAGCTGTGGAGCGGTTGTCCAGTGGCTTGCTTGAGGAAGTCATTGTCACCAATACGATTCCCATTCCAGAAAACAATCGTTTTCCCCAACTAGTGGTGCTGTCAGTAGCTAATCTCTTAGGAGAGACTATCTGGCGGATTCATGAAGATACTTCAGTCAGTAGTATGTTCCGTTAG
- a CDS encoding CHAT domain-containing protein encodes MKKILTSFLAVGVCLTPLTVMLIAQPTWGQTQNLRSQEAERLLEQGIKLTQQQEHQQAIQILQQVLTITRELKDQKREAIALLGLGFNYNALGAKQKALEFYNQALPLYRAVGDRAGEATTLNNIGKVYDNLGEKQKALEFYNQALPLRRAVGDRADEATTLNNIGTVYNALGEKQKALEFYNQALPLYRAVGDREGVATTLNNIGTVYSALGEKQKALEFYNQALPLYRAVGDREGVATTLNNIGQFYDNLGEKQKALEFYNQALPLYRAVGDRAGVANTLNNIGAVYNALGEKQKALEFYNQALPLYSAVGDRAGEATTLNNIGTLYSDLGEKQKALEFYNQALPLSHAVGNRASVASTLNNIGTLYSDLGEKQKALDFYNQALPLWHAVGDRTGVASTLNNIGTLYSDLGERQKALDFYNQALPLRRAVGDRSGEAITLSNIGEVFQSTNRPTEAITNLEQSLKISLEMRRGLQRENRQKFLQENGGSATALVDILINEKKYAQAFEWVNLFTTAELADYTRLINAKVANPEAQQSLDDWSKKNQQLEALRQQLQSDLSESLLQQIRQLEAQVYSEAENISRRFPEVAELFETTPIDIKNLTSSIPAGTVVVQPVLLTNVKNIPNNIAFFIFTKGDLSVIKKSINPTEFKKLLTQYLNQVQDDTDASYAETGGELYDILISPIEDKIKALSPKQLSIIATGQLCHLPFETLYDSKTNQFLIQKYPVNYLTRISNNSLKSLDVQNAVSPKPQAVLAFGNPVPSNLQNLPGAEVEVTKIKEILPDSEFYINKEATLERFKSQALRFSFLHLATHGCFQTEDCKKVNLKNNTLLFADEALDIANAALLGLQGTQLITLSACQTAVDTNNGEGIAGVAYIFERAGAKAVMASLWAVEDEATQELMVDFYQNLKLGMTKGEALQKAKLKLIADHRHPFYWSPFVLIGDAR; translated from the coding sequence ATGAAAAAAATTCTCACCAGTTTTTTGGCTGTGGGTGTTTGTCTAACGCCTTTAACGGTAATGCTAATAGCTCAACCCACCTGGGGACAAACTCAAAACTTGCGATCGCAAGAAGCAGAAAGACTGCTAGAGCAAGGGATAAAACTGACACAGCAACAGGAACATCAACAGGCAATACAAATATTACAGCAGGTTTTAACCATTACACGAGAACTTAAAGACCAAAAACGGGAAGCGATCGCACTGCTTGGGCTTGGATTTAACTACAACGCTTTAGGAGCAAAACAAAAAGCACTGGAATTTTACAACCAAGCTTTGCCCCTATATCGGGCTGTGGGCGATCGCGCAGGTGAAGCCACTACACTTAATAATATCGGTAAAGTCTACGACAATTTAGGAGAAAAGCAAAAAGCACTCGAATTTTACAACCAAGCTCTTCCCCTTAGGCGTGCTGTGGGCGATCGCGCAGATGAAGCCACTACACTCAATAATATCGGTACAGTCTACAACGCTTTAGGAGAAAAGCAAAAAGCACTCGAATTTTACAACCAAGCTCTGCCACTATATCGTGCAGTGGGTGATCGCGAAGGTGTTGCCACTACACTCAATAATATCGGTACAGTCTACTCCGCTTTAGGAGAAAAGCAAAAAGCACTCGAATTTTACAACCAAGCTCTGCCACTATATCGTGCAGTGGGTGATCGCGAAGGTGTTGCCACTACACTCAATAATATCGGTCAATTCTACGACAATTTAGGAGAAAAGCAAAAAGCACTCGAATTTTACAACCAAGCTCTGCCACTATATCGTGCAGTGGGTGATCGCGCAGGTGTTGCCAATACACTCAATAACATCGGTGCGGTTTACAACGCTTTAGGAGAAAAGCAAAAAGCACTCGAATTCTACAACCAAGCTCTGCCACTATATAGTGCAGTGGGCGATCGCGCAGGTGAAGCCACTACACTCAATAATATCGGTACACTCTACTCAGATTTAGGAGAAAAGCAAAAAGCACTCGAATTTTACAACCAAGCTCTTCCCTTATCGCATGCAGTGGGCAATCGCGCAAGTGTTGCCAGTACACTCAATAATATCGGTACACTCTACTCAGATTTAGGAGAAAAGCAAAAAGCACTCGATTTCTACAACCAAGCTCTTCCCCTATGGCATGCAGTGGGTGATCGCACAGGTGTTGCCAGTACACTCAATAATATCGGTACACTCTACTCAGATTTAGGAGAAAGGCAAAAAGCACTTGATTTCTACAACCAAGCTCTTCCCCTTAGGCGTGCTGTGGGCGATCGCTCTGGTGAGGCTATCACCTTGAGTAATATTGGTGAAGTCTTCCAAAGTACAAATCGACCAACTGAAGCCATTACTAATTTAGAGCAATCTCTCAAAATCAGCTTAGAAATGCGCCGGGGTTTGCAACGAGAAAATCGCCAAAAGTTTTTACAGGAAAACGGTGGAAGTGCAACTGCTTTAGTTGATATTCTCATTAACGAAAAGAAATATGCTCAAGCTTTTGAATGGGTTAACCTATTCACCACAGCCGAGCTTGCTGATTATACTCGCCTCATTAATGCCAAAGTTGCCAATCCAGAAGCACAGCAGAGCCTTGACGACTGGAGTAAAAAAAATCAGCAATTGGAAGCACTGCGCCAACAACTGCAAAGCGATCTTTCCGAAAGCCTACTCCAACAAATTCGGCAATTAGAAGCACAAGTTTACTCAGAAGCTGAAAATATCTCTCGCCGTTTTCCTGAAGTGGCAGAACTATTTGAAACTACACCCATAGATATTAAAAATCTTACATCCTCCATTCCAGCAGGAACAGTCGTAGTTCAACCTGTCTTGCTGACTAATGTAAAAAATATTCCCAACAATATTGCCTTTTTTATCTTTACAAAAGGCGATTTAAGCGTTATTAAAAAATCTATTAACCCTACTGAATTTAAGAAACTTCTCACTCAATACTTGAACCAAGTACAAGATGACACTGATGCTAGCTACGCTGAAACGGGCGGTGAACTTTATGATATTCTTATTAGTCCTATAGAAGACAAAATTAAGGCTTTATCACCGAAACAACTGAGTATTATTGCTACTGGTCAACTGTGCCATTTACCTTTTGAGACTCTTTACGACAGTAAAACCAACCAATTTCTGATCCAGAAATATCCTGTTAACTATCTCACTCGCATTTCCAATAATTCCCTAAAATCTCTAGATGTACAAAATGCAGTATCCCCCAAACCACAAGCTGTTTTAGCATTTGGTAATCCAGTACCCAGTAACCTGCAAAATCTCCCAGGTGCAGAGGTGGAAGTTACAAAGATTAAAGAAATACTGCCAGACAGTGAATTTTATATCAATAAAGAAGCTACCTTAGAAAGGTTTAAATCTCAAGCATTGCGCTTTTCATTTTTGCATTTAGCAACTCACGGCTGTTTTCAAACTGAAGATTGCAAAAAAGTCAATTTAAAAAATAATACGTTACTATTTGCTGATGAAGCTTTAGACATTGCTAATGCTGCTCTTTTAGGTTTACAAGGCACACAATTGATTACTCTTAGTGCCTGTCAAACTGCTGTAGACACTAATAATGGTGAAGGTATTGCAGGAGTTGCTTATATATTTGAACGGGCTGGTGCTAAAGCTGTCATGGCAAGTTTATGGGCGGTTGAGGATGAAGCAACTCAAGAATTGATGGTTGATTTTTATCAGAATCTCAAGCTTGGTATGACGAAAGGAGAAGCTTTGCAAAAAGCTAAGTTGAAGCTAATTGCAGACCATCGTCATCCTTTTTATTGGTCGCCATTTGTGTTGATTGGTGATGCACGGTGA
- a CDS encoding xanthine dehydrogenase family protein molybdopterin-binding subunit, with amino-acid sequence MNKIIGKPLDRVDGRLKVTGEASYTADVPIENLTYGVIFQSAIASGKIIQIDTSAAAIAPGVLDVVTYQQTPSLVKIPFFGPPQPQSTEKDHNIYYDGQHLGVVIAQTLEQAETAASKIKIIYEEAPYTVTAAGAEIFEPESIFFGIMPGKITRGDVESGKAQADVLVEQVYTTPMEHHNPLEPSATIAVWEGDNLTLYETTQGISATQRAIASVLNIPQENVRVISKYLGGGFGCKALLRSHTILAAIASRHVKRPVKVVLTRSQMYTACGHRSQTEQHLTLGATKEGKLTVINHIGTSLTSLFDDFVEPVGAATTMMYACPNLEVKYRLARINTATPTFMRGPGEATGMFALESAMDELAHTLNIDPIELRLRNHADIDPHKELPWSSKSLKECYQKGAEIFGWSQRNPVLRSMQDGYFLIGWGMASATFPTNVGTASVKVEIFASGEVKVRSGTQDIGTGTYTVMTQIASEVLGLPVQFELGDSNLPKAPIAGNSITVASVSPAVHKAAIAARDRIIQMAIKDANSLLYESQAEDISVESGQIFLKQDPSKRDSYTDILRRHGLESLEVTEESSASPESKEYAKHSFGAIFVEVAVDELLGEVKVRRCVGVYGAGRILNFKTARSQVVGGITWGIGMALMEKTVMDINQGRIVGANLSDYLIPVHADIPNMEVQFVEEHDPFVNALGTKSLGELPIVGVAAAISNAVYHATGKRIRDLPITPDKLL; translated from the coding sequence ATGAATAAAATTATCGGTAAACCACTCGATCGCGTTGATGGTAGGCTGAAAGTTACCGGAGAAGCATCTTACACAGCCGATGTGCCAATAGAGAATTTAACTTATGGAGTGATTTTTCAAAGTGCGATCGCCAGCGGTAAAATTATCCAAATAGACACATCCGCCGCCGCAATCGCCCCTGGTGTGCTAGATGTCGTTACTTATCAACAAACTCCATCGCTGGTAAAAATACCTTTCTTTGGGCCTCCACAGCCTCAGTCAACCGAAAAAGACCATAATATTTACTACGATGGTCAACACTTGGGGGTTGTAATTGCCCAAACTTTAGAACAAGCCGAAACCGCCGCCTCTAAGATAAAAATTATCTACGAAGAAGCACCCTATACAGTCACGGCGGCAGGTGCAGAGATATTTGAACCCGAATCAATATTTTTTGGCATCATGCCCGGTAAAATCACCAGAGGGGATGTTGAATCGGGGAAAGCCCAGGCAGATGTCTTGGTAGAGCAAGTTTACACCACACCAATGGAACATCACAATCCCCTAGAACCTTCTGCAACGATCGCAGTATGGGAAGGGGATAACTTGACGCTGTATGAAACCACTCAAGGCATTTCTGCAACCCAAAGAGCGATCGCATCTGTGCTGAATATTCCTCAAGAAAATGTCCGCGTCATCTCCAAATATTTAGGCGGAGGATTTGGTTGTAAGGCGCTGCTGCGATCGCATACAATCTTAGCTGCGATCGCATCTCGTCATGTAAAACGCCCAGTAAAAGTTGTGCTAACGCGATCGCAAATGTACACTGCTTGCGGCCACAGATCCCAAACTGAACAACACTTAACGTTAGGTGCAACCAAGGAAGGTAAACTAACCGTCATTAATCACATTGGCACATCCTTAACATCATTATTTGATGACTTTGTAGAACCTGTGGGTGCAGCAACAACGATGATGTACGCCTGTCCCAACTTGGAAGTAAAATACCGTTTGGCACGCATCAACACTGCCACACCAACCTTTATGCGTGGGCCAGGAGAAGCAACGGGAATGTTTGCCCTAGAATCGGCAATGGATGAACTGGCACACACCTTAAATATTGACCCGATTGAACTAAGACTTAGAAATCATGCAGATATTGATCCCCATAAAGAATTACCTTGGTCAAGTAAATCCCTGAAAGAATGTTACCAAAAAGGTGCAGAAATTTTTGGTTGGTCACAACGCAACCCAGTTCTTCGTTCCATGCAGGATGGTTATTTCTTGATTGGTTGGGGAATGGCAAGTGCGACATTTCCCACCAACGTTGGAACTGCATCAGTCAAGGTAGAAATTTTTGCCAGTGGAGAAGTGAAAGTACGAAGTGGTACACAAGACATCGGTACTGGCACTTATACAGTGATGACGCAGATAGCTTCTGAAGTATTAGGCTTACCAGTGCAGTTTGAACTAGGTGATAGCAATCTTCCTAAAGCGCCGATTGCAGGGAACTCAATTACCGTTGCTAGTGTTTCTCCGGCGGTGCATAAAGCTGCGATCGCGGCACGGGATAGAATAATTCAAATGGCGATCAAAGATGCAAATTCTCTGCTTTACGAATCTCAAGCAGAAGATATTAGCGTTGAGTCAGGGCAAATATTTTTAAAACAAGATCCATCGAAGCGAGACAGCTACACCGATATTCTACGCCGTCATGGGTTAGAGAGTTTAGAAGTTACAGAAGAATCTTCAGCCAGTCCAGAGAGCAAAGAATACGCCAAACACTCATTTGGTGCGATATTTGTGGAAGTTGCAGTTGATGAGTTATTGGGAGAAGTCAAAGTTAGACGTTGTGTAGGCGTTTATGGTGCAGGGCGAATTCTCAACTTTAAGACAGCGCGGAGTCAAGTTGTTGGTGGGATTACATGGGGAATTGGGATGGCGCTGATGGAGAAAACTGTCATGGATATCAATCAGGGCAGAATAGTTGGTGCTAATCTTTCCGATTACCTGATTCCGGTTCATGCAGATATCCCAAATATGGAAGTGCAATTTGTTGAAGAACACGATCCCTTTGTGAATGCGCTAGGAACCAAAAGCCTGGGGGAACTTCCCATTGTTGGAGTAGCAGCTGCTATATCGAATGCAGTTTATCATGCCACAGGTAAGCGGATTCGTGATTTGCCAATTACACCCGATAAGTTGTTGTGA
- a CDS encoding FAD binding domain-containing protein: MQPFSYAKVASEEVAIATVNQDQTAAFIAGGTDLLGLMKDGVQTANILIDINSLPLADIQSHANGIRIGAISRMSDVAFHPQIQEHYPVISQALLQSASPQLRNMATIGGNLLQRVRCGYFRDPVFPCNKRTPGIGCSAITGYNRMHSIFGASEHCIAVHPSDLAVALTALDAVICIQGTEKARRISIHDFYLLPGETPAKETLLQPGELIVAIEIPDFAYKSHYLKVRDRASYEFALVSVAVALDIEQDIIKSARIAFGGVAPKPWRGWEAEEFLQNKAINEATFKDAAALAIKEAKPQTHNEFKIELVKRALIRALSVVGGKS; the protein is encoded by the coding sequence ATGCAGCCATTTAGTTATGCTAAAGTTGCCTCAGAAGAGGTTGCGATCGCAACAGTTAATCAAGACCAAACTGCTGCATTTATTGCAGGTGGCACAGATTTACTAGGATTGATGAAGGATGGAGTTCAAACAGCGAATATATTAATTGATATTAATAGTTTGCCCTTAGCAGATATTCAATCTCACGCTAATGGAATCCGCATTGGTGCGATCTCTCGAATGAGTGATGTGGCTTTTCATCCCCAAATTCAAGAACATTATCCAGTAATTAGCCAAGCTTTGTTACAAAGTGCTTCACCACAACTGCGAAATATGGCAACAATAGGCGGTAATTTACTACAAAGAGTCCGCTGTGGTTACTTTCGCGATCCAGTTTTTCCTTGTAATAAACGCACTCCCGGTATAGGTTGTTCGGCAATTACAGGTTACAATCGAATGCATTCTATTTTCGGGGCGAGTGAACATTGTATTGCTGTGCATCCCTCAGATTTAGCTGTAGCCCTGACGGCATTAGATGCGGTAATTTGCATCCAAGGGACAGAAAAAGCCCGTCGAATTTCAATTCATGATTTTTATCTCTTACCAGGTGAGACACCAGCAAAAGAAACTCTATTACAACCTGGAGAATTAATTGTTGCCATTGAAATTCCAGATTTTGCATATAAGTCCCATTATTTAAAAGTTAGGGATCGGGCTTCCTACGAATTTGCTCTCGTTTCCGTAGCTGTTGCTTTAGATATTGAACAAGACATTATCAAATCAGCACGCATCGCTTTTGGAGGAGTTGCACCCAAACCTTGGCGTGGATGGGAAGCTGAAGAATTTCTCCAAAATAAAGCAATCAATGAAGCCACGTTTAAAGATGCAGCCGCATTAGCCATCAAAGAAGCGAAACCGCAAACACATAATGAATTCAAAATTGAATTAGTCAAACGCGCTTTGATACGTGCGCTTTCAGTTGTGGGAGGAAAGTCATGA
- a CDS encoding (2Fe-2S)-binding protein has product MEENSLAPITSNSFTQDLKILGSEEVELSLNVNNISYSVKLEPRVTLLDALREKLGLVGTKKACDRGECGACTVLVNNRRINSCMTLAVMHIGTEITTIEGLAQDDKLHPMQTAFITHDAFQCGYCTSGQIVSAVGMILEESPKSEAEIREKMSGNLCRCGAYPNIIAAIQDVLEEMEDAAI; this is encoded by the coding sequence ATGGAAGAAAATTCCTTAGCTCCAATAACTTCAAACTCATTTACCCAGGACTTGAAAATCTTGGGTTCAGAGGAAGTAGAATTATCTTTGAATGTCAATAATATCTCCTACTCAGTCAAGCTAGAACCTCGTGTTACTTTACTGGATGCACTACGCGAAAAGCTGGGTCTAGTGGGAACTAAAAAAGCTTGCGATCGCGGTGAATGTGGTGCATGTACTGTATTAGTTAATAATCGGCGAATTAATTCCTGTATGACTCTAGCAGTCATGCATATTGGCACTGAAATTACCACAATCGAGGGATTAGCGCAAGATGACAAACTCCACCCGATGCAAACAGCCTTTATCACCCATGATGCTTTTCAATGTGGTTACTGCACATCGGGTCAAATTGTCTCAGCCGTAGGAATGATATTAGAGGAATCGCCAAAATCTGAGGCGGAAATTCGAGAAAAGATGAGTGGAAACCTTTGCCGTTGTGGAGCATATCCTAATATTATTGCGGCGATTCAAGATGTGCTAGAGGAAATGGAAGATGCAGCCATTTAG
- a CDS encoding FAD-dependent oxidoreductase, whose amino-acid sequence MNTNLTQKLSKPIVEKVAIVGAGPGGLAAAIALRSQGIDVQVYEKAQEFRPAGTGLGLAPNGLSSLDAMPTAGCANAPGIVETLKSSGCEVHHTVLKNIQGETLRTNATKYLENYGQPLLTIWWYRLQQVLASRLPSEIIHLNHRCIGFEQDENGVEIHFDGEKSVYADLLIGADGVNSIIRETLFGEGKPNYIGSMCWRAVIKYHHELFNDYELVFVKGNQQFMYILNVGGGYTSWISRKFSPEYSLSHSADEVKFRILHELADWDESFRAVVEATPAEQIWEGPICDRPPLTQWSQGRVTLLGDAAHPMAPAMGQGANTTFEDAYELRECFSDSANLQEALTSYEQRRIERTKIIQARSALGEMRYYDLDTVASTGQTQQRQMTLNDDFHKWLYDFKPSAIS is encoded by the coding sequence ATGAACACAAATCTAACTCAGAAATTATCCAAACCCATAGTAGAGAAAGTTGCCATTGTCGGTGCTGGGCCAGGGGGTTTGGCTGCTGCGATCGCACTGAGAAGCCAAGGTATCGATGTGCAAGTATATGAAAAAGCTCAAGAATTTCGTCCGGCTGGAACTGGACTAGGCCTCGCTCCTAATGGCTTGAGTTCCCTAGATGCGATGCCTACGGCGGGCTGCGCCAACGCGCCGGGAATTGTCGAAACCCTCAAAAGTTCAGGATGCGAGGTTCACCACACGGTTTTAAAGAATATTCAAGGAGAAACACTCCGAACTAACGCAACTAAATATTTGGAGAATTATGGACAGCCATTATTAACTATTTGGTGGTATCGTCTACAGCAAGTCTTAGCGTCTAGATTGCCATCTGAGATTATTCACCTGAATCATCGCTGTATCGGCTTTGAGCAAGATGAAAACGGTGTAGAAATTCATTTTGATGGCGAAAAATCGGTATATGCAGATTTGCTAATTGGGGCTGATGGCGTTAACTCAATCATCAGAGAAACTTTATTTGGCGAGGGTAAGCCTAATTATATCGGTAGTATGTGTTGGCGTGCCGTCATCAAGTATCACCATGAGCTATTTAATGACTATGAACTAGTTTTTGTCAAAGGCAATCAACAGTTTATGTACATTCTCAATGTGGGTGGCGGCTATACCAGTTGGATTAGTCGGAAGTTCTCGCCTGAGTACTCCCTTTCCCACAGCGCCGATGAGGTGAAGTTTCGCATTCTCCATGAATTAGCTGATTGGGATGAATCCTTTCGGGCGGTGGTCGAAGCAACACCAGCCGAGCAAATTTGGGAAGGGCCGATTTGCGATCGCCCACCGTTAACTCAATGGAGTCAGGGCAGAGTCACTCTCTTAGGCGATGCCGCTCATCCAATGGCGCCTGCGATGGGACAGGGAGCCAATACCACTTTTGAAGATGCTTATGAACTGCGAGAGTGTTTTTCTGATTCAGCTAATCTCCAAGAAGCTTTAACGAGTTACGAACAACGTCGCATTGAACGCACAAAAATTATCCAAGCTCGTAGTGCCTTGGGTGAGATGCGCTACTACGACCTTGACACTGTGGCATCTACTGGGCAGACGCAGCAGCGGCAAATGACTTTGAATGATGATTTTCACAAATGGCTGTATGATTTCAAGCCGTCTGCAATAAGTTAA